The genome window ACTGCTGCAAGCAGTGGTATTTACTGCTCTTCACCCGGTACCCGACCAGCGGGCCTGGAGCTACCCACTGTTTATCTTTTTGGGTGGCTTGATGTTTGGTTCGGCCTACTTACTCACCGGAAGCCTGCTGCCCGGCATGCTAGCCCATTATCTCCACAACGCCAGGGGCTTTTATGAGCTGCTGGATCGTGGTGAAAACGAGCATCATGCGTAACCCGGGCTCAGTAGGCCAGGTTTGGGATCCGATTGGAGGCCCCGCAGTCAGCTCGAGCCCCAACACATTCTGGAAGTCGCGCCGACCTCGCCAGCAATGCTGTTTAGCTCGAGGCTGATTAGAAAGTCGAATCCGAGGGCACCTCCTTAGGCCGTGGAGACCGAAAGCTCATGGTGGCCGTGCATTTTTTCCAGGTGATCTTTGAACTGCTCAAAGGTCACCTTGAGCAGCTTGTTGGGTTCGCCGAATACCGAGGCGTACCAGTCGGCGGCCTTGTCCAGCAAGGGGCTGTCGTAGTGGGGGTGGCCTTCGACCAGGAGCTCCATGTGGGTACCCCCATCCTCGGTTTCGCTCAGGCGCAGCCAGCCCGAGAGCTCGAGGTTGTGCGCCACCCCCGGCACACTCTGAAACTTTAGAAACTCGGGTGCTTGGCGTTCGGTGGCCTCGGCCACCCAGACCAGATCTACCGGCGGCTGCCCTCTAGCCCGAAAGCGCCAGGCCGTGCCCACCCGGCTCACCTCCTTGATGGCCTTGGCCCAGCTCGGCCAGCTCGAGAAGTCCTGGAACGCTGCCCAGACTGCTTCCCGTGGGGCCCGGATGTTGAGAATCAGTTCCTCCCTAAACCGCATAGCTACCTCCCTTTGCAAAACGAGCGCACGGCGGAAAAAGAACGAATACAGGTTGGTGTAAGTGCATATTGCCATACAACCATGTACGGGCGATGAAGCCTGGATTACACTACAGGGATGAGTAAGGTGCATGTTATTGGGGCTGGTCTGTCGGGTGCCGAGGCGGCTTTTACCGCGGCCCGCCTGGGCGCACAGGTTCGGCTGTACGAAATGCGACCCCGGCGCATGACCCCCGCCCATCAGACCGGCCATTTTGCCGAGCTGGTCTGCTCCAATAGCCTGGGGGGCGAAGGCGAGACCAACGCCAAAGGTCTGCTGCAAGCCGAGCTGCGGGCTGCCGGCTCCCTGATCATGCAGACTGCCGACCGGAACCGGGTTCCGGCGGGCGGGGCGCTGGCGGTGGAGCGGGAAGGGTTTTCACAGGAGATTACCCGGCGGCTCGAGGCCCATCCGAACATTGAGGTGGTGCGGGAAGAACTGACGAGGGTTCCTCCGGACGGCATTACCGTGCTGGCGACCGGCCCGCTCACCTCCGATGCTCTCTCGGAGCACCTGCGCGCGCTGCTGGGCGATGAATTCCTGGGGTTCTACGATGCCGCCGCGCCGGTGGTGCTGGGCGAGAGCATCAACATGGAGGTGGTCTACCGGGCCGGGCGGTACGGCCAGAGCGCCGACTATTTGAACTGCCCCCTCAACGAGGAAGAGTACCGCCGGTTTTACGAGGTGCTGAGCCAGGCCCGCAAGCACACCCCCCACGAATGGGAGAAGCTCGAGTTCTTCGAGGGTTGCATGCCTATCGAGGAAATTGCCCGCCGCGGCTTCGACACCCCGCGCTTTGGCCCCATGAAGCCGGTGGGCCTGCCCGACCCCCGAACCGGCCAGGAGCCCTACGCGGTGGTCCAGCTGCGGGCCGAGGATCGGCGCGGCCAGATGTGGAGCCTGGTGGGCTTCCAGACCGGATTGAAGTGGGGCGACCAGAAGCTGGTGGTGCAGAGCATACCGGGCCTGGAGAACGCCGAGATCGTGCGCTACGGAGTGATGCACCGCAACACCTACCTGTGCGCCCCCCGGCTGATTGAACCGACCCTGCAGTTCCGGGCGTACCCGAATCTGCTGGTAAGTGGGGTGTTGTGTGGGGTGGAGGGTTACCTCGAGTCCGCAGCCACCGGCTTTCTGGCCGGCCTCAACGCGGCTCGGCTGGCCCAGGGTCAGGAAGCCCTGGTTCCACCCGAAGCGACGATGCTGGGGGGCCTGGTGCGGTACCTGGCCAGCGCCAACCCCGACAACTTCCAGCCCATGAACGCCAACTGGGGGCTGGTGCCCACCGAAGGCGGCAAGGGCAAAAAGTCCGAGAAACGGGCCCGGATGTTCCACCGGGGTCTGGCCGAGTTTCGGGCCTGGCTGGCCCGGTCGGTGGGCCTGGTTAGCGAGGAAATACTGGCAGGTTGAGGGCGGCCAGGCTGGCGTAGACCACCTGCCAGCCCTGCTCGCCAAACACCAGCTGGGCCTCGCCGCTGCGCCGCACCGGACTGCCGTCCAGCACGACCAGCAGGCTGAAGCGCAGGGTGGCCTGGTTGCCCGCCAGCCGGGTTTGCAGGTTCTCGAGGCTAAACCCATCCAGCCGAACCCCGCTACGGCCAAATGCCACCGAAGGGTTCTGCAGGAAGCGCTGGCTCCAGACCGGATCGTTGCACTTCAGGCCCTCGAACACCTGGCGCAGGGCGTTCTCGGCCAGCAGGGCCGAAGGCTGGGGGCGCAGGTTGGGGTCGGGGCGGGCAATGGCCTCGAGGGCGGCCCTGGCCCAGTGGCAGGGCGACACATCCACAAAGGGTGAGGAGCCCACCTGGGTTTGTGCTAGCGAAAGGCTCCCCAGGAGCCCCAGAACAACAAGCTTTTTCATAGCCCCCACGCTGACAGATGGAGCGCCCTTCGACAAGGGAACCGGATACCTTTCGGAGTAGGTATAAACTGTGCAAGATGGAGCGTAGATACTTTGGAACCGACGGGGTGCGGGGCGTGGCCGGCGAGCCACCCCTGACGCCACAATTCGTGCTCAAGCTGGGGCAGGCGGCGGGGGCTTACTTCAAAAGCGCACAAAAAAAGCCAGTGGTGTTGCTGGGCAAGGACACCCGCCAGTCCTGCGACATGCTCGAGGCCGCCCTAGCCGCGGGCCTGATGTCCCAGGGCGTGCGGGTCGAGCACCTGGGGGTGCTGCCCACCCCTGGGGTGGCCTACCTGACCAAGGCCCTGGGGGCCACCGCCGGCATAATGATTTCCGCCAGCCACAACCCCTACCAGGACAACGGCATCAAGTTTTTTAGCGCCGCGGGCGACAAGCTGCCCGACGAGGCAGAAAGCGAGATTGAGGGCCTGCTGGAGCGCGAGTTCAAAACCGATGGCATCGGCACGGTCTCCGACTTCCGCGAGGCTGAGCGGATGTACCTGGACTTTCTATCGTCCAAAGGGGGCAGTCTGGAAGGGCTCAAGGTGGCCCTCGATACCGCCAACGGCGCCACTTTCCGCCTGGCTCACCGGCTTTTTCAGCGGCTGGGGGCCGAGGTGTTCGTAATGTTCAACACCCCCGATGGGCGCAACATCAACAAAGGGTGCGGTTCGACCCACCCCGAGTTTTTGCGCCAGCAGGTGGTGGAGATGGGCTTTGACGTGGGAGTGGCCTTCGACGGCGACGGCGACCGGGCCATCCTGGTAGACCGGCAGGGGCGCGAGTTCCACGGCGACCACGTGCTCTACCTGAACGCCCTGGTACGGCGCGAGCCGGGGGTGGTGGGCACTCTGATGAGCAACATGGGCCTCGAGGTCAAACTGCGCGAGGCCGGCATCAACTTCTACCGCACCGCGGTGGGCGACCGCTACGTCTACGAGAAACTCAAGGCCTCGGCCCTGACCCTGGGCGGGGAGCAGAGCGGCCACGTGCTCTTCCTCGACCATGCGCCCACCGGCGACGGCATGCTCACGGCCATCCTGACCCTGAAGGCCATGCGCGAGTCCGGGCGCGACCTTTCCGAGTGGTACGAGGCCCTGCCCATGTACCCGCAGATTCTGAAGAATGTGCGGGTCTCCGATAAGCAAAAGGTCATGCAGCAGCCCGAGCTGCACCAGGCCATCCAGGAGGCCGAGCAAAAGCTATCGGGCCTGGGGCGGGTTAATGTGCGTCCCTCCGGCACCGAGCCGCTGGTGCGGGTAATGGTGGAAGGCCCCGCCGAACTGATCGAGCCGGTTTCTGCGGAACTGGTAGCGCTGGTAGAGCGCCTGGGAAGCGCCAGCTAGTATGAGGGTACGCCTGCCCATTACCGTCCGCTACGCCGAGACCGACGCCATGGGGGTGGTGCACCACAGCAGCTACGTGGTCTGGCTCGAGGCCGCGCGGGTGGAGTGGCTCAACCAGATTGGGCTTCCCTACACCCAGATTGAAGCCCAGGGCCTGGCTTTTGCGGTGGTGGAAATTGGCCTAGTTTACCGCAGCCCGGCCCGGTTCGGCGACGTGGTCGAGATCGAAACCTGGCTCAGCGAGGCCACCTCGCGCACGCTACAGTACCGCTACCGGGTCTGGAAGGGCCAAACCCTGCTGGCCGAAGGCTTCACCCGCCACCTTTGCCAGGACACCAGGGGCAAGGCGGTGCGAATCCCTGCTTCTGTCGCAGAGCCTTTACATAAGCACCTGCTTCCGCTGGACTGAACAAGAGCTGACCCAATCGGCCTTAACATGGGGTCATGGGCGAAGCACGGCTAGAGAAAATCAGCGAGCGGGCCTTGCGTCTGACAGCGGCCGTCTACACCCTGCTGGGCGCCGCCGACTACCTGAAGGTACACGGGCGTTTACCCGAGCGGATTGGCGGCCCCTGGAACTACCTACCGGCAAACTACATCATCGAGCAACGGGGCCTCGAGTTTGAGCTCACCGAGGACGAGCAGCTTGTCTACGAGGCCATCCGGCGCGAGCGCCGGCTACCCGGAGGCTCGGTGGTGCTGCTGGACGAGGAAGAAAAATCATCCAAGCCCACCAAGAAGCCCAGAGGCAAAAAACACGCCTGAAGGTTTAGCGAGGTTGGTGTTGTATCGCTACACAGCAAGCAAGCAGCGCCCAGCGGCGTGATAAACTTAGGGCCGACCATGACCCTTTTCGAACAGTTTGAGCGTCACATCAACCCCGGTCTGGCCGGGCTGCTGCGCTTCACCGGACTGGACAAGGTGGAGTCCCACGCCGAAGGCGTGTACGTCTGGGACACCGAAGGTAAGCGCTACCTGGACTTTTTGGGCCTGTATGGAACCCTATCCCTGGGCCACCGGCACCCCAAGGTGGTGGCTGCGGTCAAGGCCCAGCTCGACAAAATGCCCATGTCGGTGCGGGTGATGGTTTCCGAGCCCACCACCAGGCTGGCCGCCCGCCTGGCCGAGATTACCCCCGGCGAGCTTTCGATGGTCTATTTTGGCAACTCGGGCACCGAAGGGGTGGAGGCAGCCCTCAAATTTGCCCGCTTCTACACGGGCAAGCCTGGCTTTATCACCACCCAGGGGGGCTACCACGGAAAAACCCTGGGAGCCCTGTCGGTTACACCGCGCGAGCACTACCAGCTTCCCGCACGGCCCCTGGTGCCGGGGGTGACGGTGGTGCCCTATGGCGATGCCCAGGCCATTGAAGCGGCCATTGGCCCCGACACCGCCGCGGTGATCGTGGAGCCCATCCAGGGCGAGGGGGGCATCCGGGTGCCGCCCGAGGGGTATCTGCGGGAGGTGCGGCGCATCACCCGCGAGAAGGGCGTGCTGATGATCGCCGACGAGGTGCAGACCGGCCTGGGCCGCACTGGCAGGCTCTGGGCGGTGGACTGGGAAGAGGTAGACCCCGATATCCTGGTGAGCGCCAAGGCCTTAGGGGGTGGGGTGATGCCCATCTCGGCCACCATCTGCCGTCCGGAAATCCTGAGCATCTACAAAACCGAGCCCCTGATTCACTCCACCACCTTTGGGGGCAACCCACTGGCCGCAGCGGCGGCGCTGGCGGCCATCGAAGTCACGCTGGAAGAGGATATGCCCGCCCGGGCCCTCGAGATGGGCCAGTACTTGATGGGGCAACTGGCCGGGCTGCAACAAGCCTACCCCGAGTTCATCCAGGAGGTGCGGGGCCGGGGTCTGCTGGTGGGCCTCGAGTTCACGGACGCCGACATCGGGGCGGTGGTGGTGGCCGAGCTGGCGACGCGCGGTGTGCTGACCGCCTTTGGCCTCAACAACCCCAAGGTGGTGCGCCTGGAGCCCCCCCTGATTGTGGAGAAGACACACATTGACGAGTGCCTCGAGGCCCTGGACGGGGCTTTAAAAGCTACCCAGCTGGCCTTCGAGGGTGTGCTGTAGCCTGGGTGAGCATACCAAGCTGGTTGGGCTTCGGAAGAAACCGGCGTCGGTTGGTTTGTAGTTGATTGGTGGCGAGCCAGCCTATCTGGCATGACGCCGGTCTATTTGAATCAAATGCACCTTGCCCTATGAAGCTCGGTTTGGCCCTGTGCCCTTGCGCTTTGAGCGGTCATCTCTGACAATCGTACTGTGTTGGCCAAACGCATAATTCCTTGCCTCGATGTCCACAACGGGCGGGTGGTCAAGGGTATTAACTTTGTGAATCTACGCGACGCTGGCGATCCAGTAGAGGCCGCTAAAGCGTACAACCTGGCCGGGGCCGATGAGCTGGTGTTTCTGGACATCACAGCTACCCACGAAGAGCGCAGTATTATGCTTGAAATTGCTACTCAGGTAGCCGAGCAGGTATTTATTCCCTTCACGGTGGGCGGGGGTGTGCGAAGCCTCGAGGACGCTCGAGCCCTGCTGCTGGCCGGAGCCGACAAGGTCTCGGTCAACTCGGCGGCCGTCAAACGTCCTGAGCTAATCCGGGAACTCTCCGATCACTTTGGCAATCAGGCTGTGGTACTGGCCATTGACGCCAGGTGGAACGGGGCCTCCTGGGAGGTGTATGTAGCTGGAGGCCGCATCCCCACAGGGCTGGATGTGCTCCGCTGGGCCGAGGAGGGCGCAAGGCTGGGCGCTGGAGAAATTCTCCTCACCAGCATGGACGCCGACGGAACCAAAGCCGGCTTCGATGTGACACTTTACAGAGCCGTGTCGCAGGTGGTGGGAATTCCCGTGATTGCCTCCGGGGGTGCTGGAAGCAAAGAGCACTTTTCCGAAGTGCTGGGCGCAGGCGTTGCCGATGCGGCCCTGGCCGCCAGCGTCTTTCATTTCGGCGAAATTGCCATCCCAGAACTCAAAGCCTATCTAGCCACTAAGGGTATTCCTGTGCGTATTGAGCCCCCCATGGCTATGGTAAACGTTTAGAGAATCGAACCTAAGCTAAGCCTGCGCACCGCGCCTGGTCTTGTTGCAATAAGGAGTACGACTGTCCAGAATAGGCCGTGGGTAACATATGGATCTCACCAGAGTACGATTTGATGCCAATGGCCTGGTTCCGGTTATCGTGCAGGACGCACGCACGGGGAAGGTGCTCACGCTTGCCTACGCCAACCTCGAGGCCCTCGAGCAAACCCTGCAAACCCGCCAAAGCACCTTCTGGAGCCGCAGTCGGAACGAGCTATGGGTCAAAGGTCTTACCTCAGGGCATACCCAGCAGGTGGTAGAGGTCGTGCTCGACTGCGATCAGGATGCAGTTTTGTACAAGGTTATCCCGCGGGGCCCGGCTTGCCACACCGGGGCCGAGAGCTGCTTTCATCATGCCCTAACCTCTGCTCACACCCCCCCCTTGGGCGAGGTGCTGGAGAGGGTGTATCAAACCATCCAACAACGAATAGATAACCTCCCCGAAGGCTCTTACGTAGCCAAAATGCACCAGGCTGGCCTGGATCGCATACTCAAGAAGATTGGTGAGGAAGCCGGCGAGGTGATTATCTCTGCCAAAAACCAGAGCTCAGATGAGCTGGCCTGGGAAGCCTCAGACCTCCTTTTCCACTTGCTGTTCGTGCTGGCCGAGCAGGGGGTTACACCCGCCGACCTGGCCCGTACCCTCTGGGAACGACACAGATCCTAAAGGCAAAAAATTTGGAAATGCTACCAAGGTTCGCATTCAAGCCACACTTGGTATGCTTTAGGCATGCAATTCGACAGCGATATGGACATAGAGCGGCTGCTGGTGCTCGAGGTTGCCCGCGTCACCGAACAAGCAGCGCTGGCAGCCAGCCGCCTGGCCGGTATGGGCAAAAAAGACGAAGTGGACGAAGCCGGAACCGAGGCCATGCGAAGGGTGCTATCGGAGCTACCCATCGTGGGTCGGGTGGTCATTGGCGAAGGCGAGATGGACGAGGCTCCCATGCTCTACATTGGAGAGATTCTTGGCCGGGGGGGGCCCGAGGTGGATATCGCGGTTGATCCGGTGGAAGGCACCAACATTACAGCCAAAGGCCTCCCCAATGCCATTACGGTTATCGCAATTAGCGAAAAAGGGGGCTTGGTGGGCGCGCCCGATATGTACATGCAAAAACTGGTAGTTGGCCCCCCAGCCGCCGGCAAGGTGAGCCTGGATTTTCCGGTAGAGGCCAACCTCCGCATCGTCGCCGACTCGCTCCAGCGCAAGGTAGAAGACCTGGTAGTGGTAATCCTGGATCGACCCCGGCACGAACAGCTCATCCGTGAAGTGCGGGAGGCTGGGGCCAGGGTCAAGCTGATTACCGATGGCGACGTGGTGGCTGCGGTCTCGGTAGCCGTCCGTGGAACAGGCGTGCACGTCATGATGGGCAGTGGAGGAGCACCCGAGGGTGTATTGGCCGCCGCTGCTTTAAAGTGCATGGGGGGTGAGATTCAAGGGCGCTTCTTGCCCAGCAACGAAGCTGAGCTCGAGCGGCTCAGGTCAATGGGGGTAGACGAAAAGAAAATTTATCGCACCAACGACCTCGCGCCCGGAAGACAGATAGTATTTTCCGCTACCGGCATTACCCACGGCGAATTGCTCGAGGGCGTGCGCTACTTTGGTGGTGGGGCCCGCACGCACTCCATTGTTATGGGTTATCAGACCAAAGTCGTGCGCTTTATCGACACCATCCACCTATTTGAAAGCGGTGCACGGGTCAATATCCGGGTATAGGATTTTCGGTCGGGCCGGTGGCCTGCTAGAAGCCGATGTTGACGCCTATTGCACCACCCAGACCAAAAGTGCTCGAGCCACTAAAAAACAGCATAGGATGCACTTCTACAAAAATACCAACGAGTGGCAGGCCTACGTTTAGATAGGTTCCAATGACGCCCCTAGCCCCCAGGCCTCCGCTAGTAGAGCCTTGTGAAATCAGCGAAACAGTAGTCCCGGACGCGTAAAACAGCCCAGCCCCTGCATACAGATCGGTTAGGGGTACCGATACCAGCACATCCGCTCCACCCCCCAGCGAGGCCGGGCCGCCAGTAAAAAAGTTAGCCCCGCCATACACCCGTCCATCCAGCAGTAAGGGAACTAGTGGAAAGCGCACACCAGCGTTAACCCCAAATGGGCTTCCCGCTGTCACCTGCACACTCTGGGCTACAGCCGAGCCTAGCAACAAAGTCAACAAGACGAGCCACTTGCGCATATGAACCTCCGCACCAAGTATAAGGGCCATTACGGCCCGCTTGCGGTTATAAACGGCTGGGCTACCCTAGATAGCTACCGGATTTTGCAGCAACTCCGCAATCTGTACAGCATTTAAGGCGGCCCCTTTGAGGAGTTGGTCGCCTGCAACAAAGAAATCCAGCCCGTTATCGAACACCAGGCTTTTACGAATACGGCCCACTTCTACATTAAATTTGCCGGTCGCGGTAAGAGGCATGGGATAGCGTCTGGTAGTTGGGTCGTCTACCAGATCCACCCCAGGGGCCGTATTTAGCACTTCTCGAGCAGCATCCGGACTTACCGGTTGTTCAAACTCAACCGTTACCGCCTCGGAGTGAACCCGCAACGTAGGAACCCGCACTGCCGTGCAGGAAACCCTAATTTGCGAATCCTCCATGATTTTTTGAGTCTCCCACAGTACTTTCATTTCCTCTTTGGTGTAACCGTTTTCCTGGAAAACATCGATATGGGGGATTACGTTGAAGGGAAGCGGGTGAGCAAAAGTTTTGTGTTCTATGGCGTGTCCAGCCAAAAATTCTTTCGTGCCCTTCAGCAACTCCTCCATTCCGTTTGCGCCAGCTCCCGAAGCGCTTTGATAGGTGCTCACGATCACTCTTTTAGCCCTGAATGCTTTATGTAGGGGGAACAGGGCCATCAGCAAAATAGCCGTGGTGCAGTTGGGGTTGGCGATGATATTTTTGTGGCCCCGAATGGCGTGTGCGTTGATTTCCGGAACAATCAGCGGCACATCCGGCTCGTAGCGGAAGGCCGAGGAATTATCAATCACCACCGACTGCGTAGCCCAGATAGGTGCATACTGCTTGGAGATACTGCCACCCGCGCTTGCCAGCACCACGTCCACCGGCAAAGGGGTTTCGGGCAGGGCCTCTACAGTCAATTCCTGCCCTCGGAAGAACATGCTTCGTCCTGCAGAGCGCGGCGAGGCGTATAGTCGCAGCTCCGAAACTGGAAAATTGCGCTTTTCGAGTACGTTCAACAGCTCTTTACCAACCGCTCCGGTGGCTCCTACGATCCCGACTCTCATAGCTTCACCTTTCTACAAAAAAAACCTGCCAGAGCTGGCAGGTAGCGGCAACTCATGCGAGCCGCCGCTTAACTAGTGGTGGTGGTATACCAAACCATCTGCTAACAAAATATAGACAACTCGAGCAAAAGTCAAATCAGAGACAGCGCAGACCCCTACAATGGCGAAGGCTCGAGTTTTTCTTTACCAAAGTAGGGCTGTACCGCCTTGGGCACATTTACGGTACCGTCTTCGTTTTGGTGGTTTTCCAGCAGCATCACCAGAATTCTGGGGGTAGCCAGGGCAGTGTTGTTGAGGGTATAGGCGTAGTGGATTTTACCGTGCTCGTCACGATAGCGCAGGCTGGCACGCCGGGCCTGCCAATCGAGCAAAGCCGAGCAGGAGTGGGTCTCGCGGTAGCGGTTCTCACTCGGAACCCAGGTCTCGAGGTCTACCTGCCGGTACTTGCCCAGCCCCATATCGCCGGTGGAGACCTCGATCACACGGTAAGGCAGCTCGAGGGCCTGCAAGATGCTCTCAGAAATAGATAGCATGGTCTCGAACCAGCGGTTCGACTCCTCCAGATCGGCTCTGCAAAGCACGTACTGCTCTACCTTGTTGAACTGATGAACGCGCATCAGGCCCCGCACATCCCGCCCGGCCGAACCCGCCTCACTACGGAAGCAAGGTGAGAGCGCACAGTAAGGCTTGGGTAGCTCGGCCTCGGAAAGGATTTCCCCAGCGTGCAGGTAGTTGAGGAGCACCTCGGCGGTTCCCGCAAGGTAGGCATCTTGCCCATCTACCGAGTAGACCTGGTCGCGCGCAGCAGGGAACTGACCGTGGGCATACAGCGCCTCTTCCTTGGTGAGGCTGGGCACGCTCATGGGCGTAAAGCCGGCTTGAATCATTCGATCGAGGGCAAAGCGTAGCAGCGCCTGCTCATACACCATTAGGTCGCCCTTAAGAATGTAGGAGCGCGAGCCTGAGACTTTGGCGGCCCGTTCAAAATCACCCCAGCCGTTTTTTTCCATCAAACTTACATGATCCAGCGGCTCAAACAGGAAGGTACGCGGGTTACCGTGCACGCGGGTTTCGACGTTGAAGGAATCATCCGGGCCAACCGGTGCACCTTCCCACGGGATGGTTGGGGTTAGGTAGAGCAGGTTTTTGAGTCGAGCCTCGAGGTCTCGTAGCTGAGGCTCGAGCTCCGCAAGCCGTCGCCCAATTTCCCTGCCCCTCTCAATCAGGCCCGCCCGTTCGTCTGGCTTGGCACGCACGACAGCTTTGGCGTTGGCGTTGCGTTCGGCCTGTAACTGCTCGATGGTTCGCTTTAATCCCTGTACCTGCCGGTCAAGCTCCAAAAGCTCGTCTAAATTGAGCGATACTCCTTTTTTCTCGATAGCTTGGCGCACGATTTCGGGGTTTTCGCGAATAAATTTGATATCTAGCATAAAGCGTCCAGGGGATCTTTTACTCGAGGTTCTTCAAGCACAGGGTGTTTTGTCGGTGACCAAGGTTTTGGCTACTCGATCACGCGGGGCACCTTGAACTGACCTTCTTGCTGCTCTATAGCTACCGATAAGGCTTCTTGCTGCCCCAGGGAAGGGCGCACCTGATCGTCCCGCAAGCGGTTGATAATTTCGACCGGCCGGGCCATCTCGGGCAAGCCCTCGGTATCAAGCTCACCAAGCTTTTCAAAAAAGCCTACGATTGAGCGCAGCTCGCCCTCGAGCCTGGCCTCTTCCTCCGGCGTTAGCGCAAGCCGCGAAAGCCTGCCCAGATTTTTCACCAGCTCAGGCGTAATCTCCATAGGCGCTATTCTAACGCCCAGGTGCGCGTTAAAGGGAAGCATGGGGCAAGGCGGGAGTAGAATCGTCTGTCAGAGGCGCAAATAGCAGATTTTCTTTCCGACGCCTTGCCGTTCCCCCCTTTTCAGTTCTTGCTATCCCACACAACTCAACATTCGGTGCAAAAGGCGTGGGTTTTGTGTATGGGCCTGTAGCTCAGCAGCCAGCAGCTTAAGGTACTCAGCAAAGAAGGGCTCCAGCTCGGGTTTCCAGGTCTGCAGGGTTGTTTCGGGCAGACCCAGGTGTTCAGCCCATAGCTCTACCAGCTCCGCTGACTTAATCGGCAGGTGGGCCTGTAAACGGTAAAGCAGTGTTGGGGTTAGGTGCTCCACCACAAAATGTTGGTCAAACAGCCAGTCTTGGCGGCCGCCTTTTTTGTGTGTAAACAGGGTGAGGGCAGTAATGGCGCTTTGTTCCAGGGTTTTGGCGTTGAGGGCATGTCTCATATATGGTTCTCCCTGCATCGGCCCTCTAATAGCCGATGATTTTATGTTAGTGGGCACACTTGCGATTGAGAAGAACATATCGAAAATAAAACGGTATCTTTTTGTATGAAATTAAAGTAAATTACGCTTATGTCAGTCGAATCAAAATTGCTGGATGATGTTTCCTGGAAAATCCTCGAGCTACTCCAGCAAAACGCTCGCTTACCCTATAGCGAGA of Meiothermus sp. contains these proteins:
- a CDS encoding aspartate-semialdehyde dehydrogenase, with the protein product MRVGIVGATGAVGKELLNVLEKRNFPVSELRLYASPRSAGRSMFFRGQELTVEALPETPLPVDVVLASAGGSISKQYAPIWATQSVVIDNSSAFRYEPDVPLIVPEINAHAIRGHKNIIANPNCTTAILLMALFPLHKAFRAKRVIVSTYQSASGAGANGMEELLKGTKEFLAGHAIEHKTFAHPLPFNVIPHIDVFQENGYTKEEMKVLWETQKIMEDSQIRVSCTAVRVPTLRVHSEAVTVEFEQPVSPDAAREVLNTAPGVDLVDDPTTRRYPMPLTATGKFNVEVGRIRKSLVFDNGLDFFVAGDQLLKGAALNAVQIAELLQNPVAI
- the gatC gene encoding Asp-tRNA(Asn)/Glu-tRNA(Gln) amidotransferase subunit GatC, whose translation is MEITPELVKNLGRLSRLALTPEEEARLEGELRSIVGFFEKLGELDTEGLPEMARPVEIINRLRDDQVRPSLGQQEALSVAIEQQEGQFKVPRVIE
- the serS gene encoding serine--tRNA ligase, producing the protein MLDIKFIRENPEIVRQAIEKKGVSLNLDELLELDRQVQGLKRTIEQLQAERNANAKAVVRAKPDERAGLIERGREIGRRLAELEPQLRDLEARLKNLLYLTPTIPWEGAPVGPDDSFNVETRVHGNPRTFLFEPLDHVSLMEKNGWGDFERAAKVSGSRSYILKGDLMVYEQALLRFALDRMIQAGFTPMSVPSLTKEEALYAHGQFPAARDQVYSVDGQDAYLAGTAEVLLNYLHAGEILSEAELPKPYCALSPCFRSEAGSAGRDVRGLMRVHQFNKVEQYVLCRADLEESNRWFETMLSISESILQALELPYRVIEVSTGDMGLGKYRQVDLETWVPSENRYRETHSCSALLDWQARRASLRYRDEHGKIHYAYTLNNTALATPRILVMLLENHQNEDGTVNVPKAVQPYFGKEKLEPSPL